CCCGACACGAGGGAGCTGTCTGACGGCCCTCGGTCACCTCCGCCGGTATATACTCACCCAATCAAGGTCCATCCAAGTTGTGGACAAATGACTTTGCAATCATATTTGCGGCTCCAAGGTACCTAATCATGGCGATTCCTTGTGCGGTCGCGCTGGGCGTGATTTCTGGAACAAATCCATTTGCTTCTCCTTGCGAATTCCTTTCCTTGTAAAAGGCGTATTGAGTGCAATACAGAGTCAGTTCTTGCCAAGTAGAATAGAGGTTTCAATATGGAGACCTTTATATAGGTATGCACAAATTATGCacgaattatgtttttttattaaataacttGTGTGATGCTCATTTCACGATTTGTAAGTGATTAAAACGATACCAGTGCAAACGATTTCATAAAGTTATTTGTAGAAAAGAAGTGAAAGGTATATGCAAGTCTGAGTTCTTAAAGAATGCAAATAGGCAGCACCAATAGTTATATTTCTTTATGATTCATTATGACTAAAAGTATAGTGTAGCATTAGAGTGTGCAATGTGTATCAAATGTTCTAGTGAAATGtccttgaaaacaaaaacaaaaacattacactGATAAGTCCTGATTCAACGAGGAAAATTGTTAACAGACCTGCtgtaaattcataaataaatcacCTTCAGTTATTTACAACAACTGAGACGTGTACAGTCAAACGCATATATCATGAATAAAATCTTTATAATTCTTATAAAGAGTATTtgcaattttccttttcatcgaaCTGAAACATGTGCTTCCATGActaaagttagaaagaaagaaagaaaaaaaagaaatagaaactcTAAACCTCAATCCTGATCGCGTAGTCTGCACTAAAACCCTTTGTTTATTGGAGGTGCATTGTCCTATTTGTAAACACGGTAGTTTGCTATATTAATAGGATATACATATGAAAACTGGACTTTTATGGTCATAACAATGGCTATGATTAATTGTTAATATGTGTTTCTTTGATTTTGCAGTGATTGAATTTAAGGAGTTTATTTCCACTTCTTACAAGGCACAGTAATATGACAGctgtggatagaaaaaaaaaaaaatatgattcatTCAACATCTGGTCTTGTAAACAGGAGTTTTCGAAATATTCAATACCATAGGCAGAACATGAGGTATCTAACTTAGTCCATCTTCCAGTATAAGCCTAGAATTTCTATATGGTTGGTTTGGGTATTGAATAATTACCTATAGTAATGACAGAtgtttaaacaatatatatagagaatatatatatcggAGTGTTGTGTATTTTGTACACCAAATGGTATTCAGTTTTCCTCTTAGACTTGTTTGACCTGGAAAACACTTTTGGATACCTGCTACAAACAGGGATTTAGAAACCGTCTATAACTTAAACCGAATATGAAATAGACTGAGCAGGACTGAAGTACATTATGAAATCCTATTTGAAACCGCAGTGTGATCGTCTTCCGATATCAGTGATAAGCAGTTGAAAAATCACTTCATTATCTCGCAAAAAAAACTTctcaagaagaataaaaacacatACTGAAACTCTTCAATAGAAATCACAAAGGCATTGTTTTAAAGCAATATACATTGATTTCTGGAATCAAGCTATTTCTATTGGCCAGGGAAAGTTAGAATTCCTCAATTCAGACCATACCATCTAAGTCTACTTTCATATTCgctcaatattttttatttaaggtgatgtatatgtgtgtgtgtgcctctgtgtgtgtgtgtgtgtgtgtgtttgaaaagaaACAGCCACGACACGAAAAGAAATTGAGCACAGCGTTTCGAAATCgtcaagttcctcttcagacgaagcaAATGactgaaatggatccatttctgATATATGCTTCGCTTGAGGAGGAActtttgacgagttcgaaacgctGTGCTCAATTTCTTTTCATGTCGTggctgtttattttcatttctgtgtaCACATCACTGtgcttgcttatatatatatatatatatatatatataatatatatatatgtatatatatatatatatatatatatgtatatatatacatatacgagcacacatatacgcacatattgtgtatgcagcacacacacatataaatataaggatagatattttgtgtgtctcttattgtgtgtgtgtgagggggggggggggggtcgcataaTGTGGATGAAACCAACGCTCATTCTTTGTATTAACCTGAAAGAATAACACTGTCCTAGACCGAATGAACTGCCTGTGATATGCGAACAATTGCGTCATAAATTTAATGCATGCAAAGGATAGTTCAGAGAAGATATCTTTTTACTTATATCTTCTCgatcacgcacacacgcgcatacacacacacatatatatgaatagttttcttattgtctctccctccctctctctttctctctctctctctatatatatatattttttttttttttttaacagctattcattccactgcaggacataggcctctctcaattcactattgagaggttatatggcagtgtcacccttgcctgattggatgcccttcctaatcaaccgcggttcggcgcgctaacacttgtgccacggcggtgacttcccctacgacacctgcgtttgacttctcgaggcgatatatcgttttctcgggctcgagtcagcggttagagtgcaggcatttttacgaccgccgcgacggggaattgaactcgggagtccagtgctttaaccactggaccatcgcggcagtcagctctctctctctatatatgtatatatatgtgcaaacatacatacacacacataaacatacatatacatctgtatataatacatatatgtgtacatatgtatataatctctctaaatatacacacatatctgtgagtatatatacatgtatatatgtatatatacttttggtCACTCCTGTCTTAGTACTTCACTAAATCTACATTATGCAAGAACTTTTCTGTATAACGTTTCCTGTTCATAATCTTTATGTGCAACATTTATGAATGTACACTTAAAATCACCAGTTTAGTCCCTATCCACACTACTCTCTCaaaggttttttttccccctattctGTGTATAATACAGTTTATATAAAGCGTATAAAATGCACCATATTGAGTTGAATCCAtcgtttattgatatataaatttgACTTGAAATGAATGGCGTTTGCATTCACGCAAGAGAAACTTGGCCTTCTCTTAGTAGTCCACAACTCTGGTCAGCAGAGGGCTAGCCAGGTGGCTCCTGTAACTGGTGACAGATGGAACTCGGTAGTGTCCATAGGGGAAGCTCGTAAGTGGGGAAAAGGCAGGGGCCACGACATGAGCAGCATGGACCACAGGGGACACAGCAGGAGCTGCATGGACCACAGGGGACACAGCAGGAGCAGCATGAACCACAGGGGACACTGCAGGGGCAGCATGAACCACAGGAGTCACGTGGGACACGGTGCTCAGAGGACCAGTGGAGGCTGGGAAGGTGCCGTAGGAACGCTTGTGACGAAGCACGTTCACGTAAGGGTGGGCCAGGTGGCTCCTGTAGCTGGCGAAGGAGGGGACTGCGTGATGTCCGTAGGAGAAGCCCCCGAGAGGGGAGGCAACAGAAGCAAAGGCAGGAGCAGCGTGAACCACAGGAGCCACTTGGGACACGGTGGCCAGGGGACCAGTGGAGGCGGGGTAGGTGCCGTAGGAGCGCTTGTGCCGAAGCCCGTCGGTGCCAGTCACGCGGAAGCCGAAGTCGTCGGCGACGTAGGATCGGGACTGGACGTTCCCGTAGGAGTCGACGTAGCTGAAAGAGCCTCGCACGTTGCCGTAGGCGTCGCGGCTCTCGCTCCTGGAGGAGGGGCCGCCGCTGTAGCCGAAGGAGTACTGTCCGAGCTCGTCCTGGGCGTGGTACTGGGACGTAGCAGACGCCAGTGGCACAGGAGCGTGATGTCCTACGGAGACATAGGGGGCCGCTAGCGCAACCGGAGCATGGACGGCAACGGCTGCAGCTGGAGCGTGAGACACAACGGATGGGCCAAGATAGCCAGCTCGGCAGCTAACCACGGCGGCAAAGGCGCACAAAAGACCCTGTCAACAGAATATCATAAGCATTAAAGAAAATGCACTGTCATAACACCAGTCACACAAACACTGCAAGGCCCCCTGAAGCCAACACTCACAAGGGTGTTCATGGCGACGCAGCAGAGGACTGGACCCACCCGACACGAGGGAGCTGTCTGACGGCCCTCGGTCACCTCCGCCGGTATATACTCACCCAATCAAGGTCCATCCAAGTTGTGGACAAATGACTTTGCAATCATATTTGCGGCTCCAAGGTACCTAATCATGGCGATTCCTTGTGCGGTCGCGCTGGGCGTGATTTCTGGAACAAATCCATTTGCTTCTCCTTGCGAATTCCTTTCCTTGTAAAAGGGGTATTGAGTGCAATACAGAGTCAGTTCTTACGAAGTAGAATAGAGGTTTCAATATGGAgacctatatataggtatgcacaaATTATGCAcgaattatgattttttaaatagcTTGTATGATGCTCATTTCACGATTTGTAAGTGATTAAAACTATACCAGTGCAAACGATTTCATAAATTTATtgtagaaaagaaatgaaagatatatCAAAGTCTGAGTTCTTAAAGAATGTAAATAGGCAGCACTAATAGCTATATttctttatgatttattattacaaAACGTATAGTATAGCATAAGAGTGTACAATGTGTATCAGATGTTCTAGTGAAACAATATTAAAAGCGAAACCAAAAACAATGCAGAGATAACTCCTGATTCAACGAGGAAAATTGTTAACAGACCTGCtgtaaattcataaataaatcatCTTCAGTTATTAACAATAACTGGGATGTATACAGTAAAACGCATATATCATGAATAAAATCTTCATAATGGTTATAAAGAGTATTtgcaattttccttttcatcgaaTTGAAGCACTTGGTTCCATGACtcaagttagaaagaaagaaagaaagaaaagatagaaactcTGAAAATAACATTTTGTTGTGCAAGTGTAGTTCTGGCCCTCAATACTGATCGCGTAGTCTGCACTAATACCCTTTGTTTATTCGAAGTGCATTGTGCATTGTCCTATTTGTAAACACGGTAGTTTGCTATATTAATTGAATATACATCTGAAAACAGGTCTTTCATGGTCATAATAGTTTATTTCAGCTTCTCACAAGGCACAGCAATATGCCAActgtagataga
The nucleotide sequence above comes from Penaeus chinensis breed Huanghai No. 1 chromosome 3, ASM1920278v2, whole genome shotgun sequence. Encoded proteins:
- the LOC125040973 gene encoding cuticle protein-like; translation: MNTLGLLCAFAAVVSCRAGYLGPSVVSHAPAAAVAVHAPVALAAPYVSVGHHAPVPLASATSQYHAQDELGQYSFGYSGGPSSRSESRDAYGNVRGSFSYVDSYGNVQSRSYVADDFGFRVTGTDGLRHKRSYGTYPASTGPLATVSQVAPVVHAAPAFASVASPLGGFSYGHHAVPSFASYRSHLAHPYVNVLRHKRSYGTFPASTGPLSTVSHVTPVVHAAPAVSPVVHAAPAVSPVVHAAPAVSPVVHAAHVVAPAFSPLTSFPYGHYRVPSVTSYRSHLASPLLTRVVDY